The sequence CGGCTGGCCCAGCGTCACCGAGTTCTATGCGAGCGAGGGAGCGGCGGACGAGGACATCCCCAGCGGCCTGCGCGACTGGTCCGATGCGGCCACGGTCGTCTATATCGACCAGCGCCGGGACTGGTCGCTGCTCATCTGGCATCCGGAGCCCGCGCCGCACGGAACGTGGTCCTGGCTTCTCAGCGAATATGACGAGCCGTTCGAGATCGGACCGCGCGAAACCGACGAGGCCGTCGAGCGCCTACTCCTCGCCCCCCTCGGCCTGCGCCACAACGCGAACTGGGTGACGATGGCCGCCCTTGCCGCGGGACTGGAGCTTGCCGAGATCGAGGAGGCACCGCCGCTGGTCGTCGACCGCCTCGCGCCCGACACGACCTTCCGCCTCGCCGTGGGCGAGGAGCTGCAGCTCAGCTTCGAATAGACGCGGCGCAAGGTCCGCGCGATGACGGTACGGCCCCCTAGCCAAGGGGCCGTGGCTGGATTATCTGGGGCGCCTGCAAGGAAAGGTTTGCCCGTGCCAAGCGACACCGACTTCAAGGACGCGATCTCCTCGGTCGAGGACATCATCGAGGACGCGCGCAACGGGCGCATGTTCATCCTGGTGGACCACGAGGATCGGGAGAACGAGGGCGATCTCGTGATCCCCGCGCAGATGTGCACGCCGGATGCGATCAACTTCATGGCCACCCATGGCCGCGGCCTCATCTGCCTGACGCTGACCGGCGACCGGCTCGACCAGCTTGGCCTGCCGATGATGGCGCAGAGCAACTCCTCGCGGCACGAAACCGCCTTCACCGTCTCGATCGAGGCGCGGGAGGGGGTGACGACGGGCATTTCCGCCGCCGACCGGGCGCGCACCGTCTCCGTCGCCATCGACCCGACCTCCGGGCCGCAGGACATCGCGACGCCGGGCCACGTCTTCCCGCTGCGCGCGAAGGAAGGCGGCGTGCTGGTCCGCGCAGGCCATACGGAGGCGGCGGTCGATATCTCCCGCCTCGCAGGCCTGAACCCCTCCGGCGTGATCTGCGAGATCATGAAGGAGGACGGGACCATGGCCCGCCTGCCCGACCTGATCGCGTTTGCCCAGCGGCACGGGCTGAAGATCGGCACGATCTCCGACCTGATCGCCTATCGCCGCCGCCACGACAACCTCGTGCGGGAGGCCGCGACGAGGGAGGTCGTTAGCGAGTACGGCGGCGAGTGGACCCTGCGCGTCTTCTCCGACGTCACCGGCGGGGCGGAGCATCTGGCGCTGACCAAGGGCGATGTGAGCAACGGACCGGTCATGGTCCGCATGCACCCCGCCAACCCGCTGGAGGACATGCTGGCGCTCGTCCCCGGCCGCTCCCACCAACTTGAGACCGCGATGCGGCTGATCGGCGAGGAGGGACGCGGGGTCGTCGTCCTGCTCCGCGACATGAGCGCAAAGATGGCGATGGACGGCGAGGTCTCGCCGCAGACCCTGCGCAACTACGGCATCGGGGCACAGATCCTCGGTGCGCTCGGCGTGCACGAGATGATCCTGCTCACCAACTCCGCCGCGCCGA is a genomic window of Pontivivens ytuae containing:
- the ribB gene encoding 3,4-dihydroxy-2-butanone-4-phosphate synthase, yielding MPVPSDTDFKDAISSVEDIIEDARNGRMFILVDHEDRENEGDLVIPAQMCTPDAINFMATHGRGLICLTLTGDRLDQLGLPMMAQSNSSRHETAFTVSIEAREGVTTGISAADRARTVSVAIDPTSGPQDIATPGHVFPLRAKEGGVLVRAGHTEAAVDISRLAGLNPSGVICEIMKEDGTMARLPDLIAFAQRHGLKIGTISDLIAYRRRHDNLVREAATREVVSEYGGEWTLRVFSDVTGGAEHLALTKGDVSNGPVMVRMHPANPLEDMLALVPGRSHQLETAMRLIGEEGRGVVVLLRDMSAKMAMDGEVSPQTLRNYGIGAQILGALGVHEMILLTNSAAPKVVGLEGYGLSIAGTRPIPDREH